Sequence from the Candidatus Marsarchaeota archaeon genome:
CTTTCCACTGTCGTCAACTTTTGCATAATCCAGAATTGCCCCTTTTCTCCTGGCCAACAGAATCCACGGCACCATGTTGCTGTGATGCTCCATTTCTGAAATGAGTATGTGGTCTCCTTTTTGTATGTTTTTTTCTCCCCATGAAAGGGCAACAAGGTTTATTGCTTCAGTAGTATTCCTGACGTATACAATGTTTTCGATTCCGCCAGCTCCTATAAGCTTTGCAAGGGCAACCTTTGAGTTTTCGTATTCTTCGGTGGCACGCTCTGCTATAGAATAAATGCCTCTATGTATGTTGGCATTATAACTGCTGTAAAACTCTACGATCTTGTCTATCACCTGTTTTGGCTTCTGCGATGTTGCGGCGCTATCCAGGTATACAAGCCGCTTGCCGTTTATCGTCTTTAAGAATATTGGGAAATCCATTTTTATTTTATCAGGATCAATTTTTGGCATTATATCATTCCATCGAGTCGTATCCATTTTTTTCTATGCGTTCTATTATTTCGTGCCCTCCGCTCGTTATTATCCTGCCTGCGTTCATTATGTGAACAAACTCTGGCTCCATATACTGGAGAATCCTGCTATAATGTGTTATAACAAGCATGCCTGGGTGTGTTTTTTGGGCGATGCTGTTTATATTCTTGGCAACCACTTTTATAGCATCGACATCCAATCCGGAATCAGGCTCGTCCAATATCGCCATTTTGGGCTTTAGAAGTGCCATCTGCAGGACTTCTGCCTTTTTCTTTTCGCCTCCGGAAAAGCCTTTATTCAAAGACCTGCCTACAATGTTCTTGTCAAAATTCAGCGATTCGGCATAAGCCTTAATCTCATCCATGAAATATTTCGTGTTTATCGTGCTATCGTTTAGCGACTCTACGGCAGAACGTATAAAATTAACAAAACCAACACCGTCTATTTCTGCAGGATTCTGAAAGAGCATGAAAAGCCCTGCTTTGGCCCTTTTGTCAGGGCTTAGCCCGAGGATTGAGCTCCCGTCTATGGCAATGTCCCCTCCTGTAATCTTTATTGCAGGATGGCCCATTATCGCTTTTGCAAGCGTTGTTTTCCCAGAGCCATTAGGGCCCATCAGAACATGGAATTCTCCACTGTTTATCTTTAAATTCACGCCATTTAGTATGCCTTTGCCTCCTATCTCCGCCTTGAGATTCTTCACTTCCAGTAGCACATTATCACCTATCTTATCATTATCGAGCATTCGTTTGCCTCCCCTCGTGGGCATAGCCGGCAAACAACTTTCTGGGCTTTATAGCTGTCATTAAGCATTATGCTCCTGACAAAATCATTTATGTCCTTATCAGAAACCTTGCCTTCGTTTGAAATGAAATTTTTTGGGTTGCTTATATACTTGCTTACTTCTGCCTGTGAAATGCCAAGCATACTAGCAATTTTGGTCTGTGTCATGTTGTATTTGTGAAACAGCACATCGGCGGCCCTGGATTTTATCTCAGGCAGAAATTTCCTTAAAACATAATCATAATCGCTCATCATACCCTCCTCTAAAACCATATCCCCCCAATTTTAAGTTTGTCCATGGTCCCGATCTGCCTGCCTACGAGCCTTTGCTTGACAAGGCCCATGGCTATAATCTTAGCCTCGGGGTTTTCAATCTTCTTAAGCGTTTCAAATACAAGCCCGCTGGCTATGAGGAATTTTGCAGATTGCGTATCTATGCCGCGGCTTTGAAGATAAAATGATTCATCATCAGAAATCGGAGACGTGGAGCTTGAATGGGATGCCTTTACATAATTCTCATCTATCGACATGTCAGGCATGAGTATTATGCGTGCGTCCTTATCGTATATGATGCCACGTTCAATTATTCTTGATTCTGAACCCTCGGCTCCCTTTTCCATTTTTGCCAGGCTTTTCACAATGCCGTAAGAGTTATCTGCCAAAACTGCCTTTGCATCGTAATAACATACATTTTTCTTGGCAGCATTGACGAGATGCGCAAATATGTCGAATTTCTGCTCCCCCGTGCCAAGAACGACTTCGTTTACTTCGGTTTTTGATCCTTCGCCCGCATTGTCCAAATAGAGCCTTTGCCTTGAGATGCTTCCGCCGGTATAAAATCCGTTATAGTTTATTATTGAATTGTCTGCAGCGCTTATGTACCTGACTCCAAATGTGTTCGTATGTCCTGGCTCATTATGCACTTCATTCAGTTCCAATTTTGCACCATTCCCAACCTTTATCTCCGCGATAGTGCCGCTTGATGACTTCTTTTCAGCATTCCTTGAGAAATAAAATTCGTTTATTGTTGAAACAGAATTATCCTCAACAGTTATCTTAATCTTGGTGGGAGCGCTTTGTTGCCCGTAATCACAGAACAGTATGTTCAACGGTCTTTCCGTTCCGCGCATGTCAATATCCAAAACATCCTTCACATAAGAGTCAGCAAACGACCAGAATTTATCATAAAATTTGCCGATTTGCAGTTTGCCGTCGCCTTCAATCCGCGCACTCCTATTTTCTATTATCGGCACACCGTTTCCTATAACGATATCAAACCTTATTCCCAAGGCATCCTGTATTGCAGCACGCTCATTTGCTTCATGGCCTATGCTTCCATCATGCCCAGCAAATCCATCAAGCGGGAATTTTATAAAATACTTACTGTACAAAGGATTGCTCTCGTCAGGCAGGCTATCATATTCCTGGATGGTATTATTGCCGGTTGCGTCTTCTTTGTACATGAGAATCAAGCTATCGAATTAGTTGTATCGAGCTTTATCAGCCTTTTAAGCTCAAGCGAGTATTCCAATGGCAAAACCTTTACCAATGGCTCTATGAAACCAAGAACGGCAGTGGCGATGGCGTCGTCTTCCTTCAATCCCCTAGACATAAGATAAAAAAGCTCATCCTCGCCCAATCTGCCAACAGTGGCTTCATGGCTGACAAAAGCATCGCTTGCATACACTTCGTTGTAGGGGTATGTATTGGTTTTTGCGTCTTTATCAAGCAGAAGCGCATCGCACTTGACGCTGGATTTTGAGCTTGTTGCCCGCTTGTCTATATGGACAAGGCCCCTGTACGAAGCAACGCCACTTCCCTTTGATACGCTTTTTGATATTATCTGAGAAGTCGTATTCGGAGCTAAGTGATAAGCCTTGCCTCCGGAATCCTGCGTTTGTCCTTCTCCTGCAACTGCTATTGACAATATATCCCCCTTAGCGCCGCTCTCTTTAAGGTAAACGCTGGGGTACTTCATGTTTACCTTGCTGCCTATGTTGGCGTCAATCCACTCAACGTGCCCATTTTCGTAAACGTATGCACGCTGAGTTACTAGGTTATAAACGTTCTTTGACCAATTCTGCACAGTTACATACCTTATGTGCGCGTTTTTATGGGCCACAAGCTCTACCACTGCCGCATGCAATGAGGAGCTTATGTACACCGGCGCAGTGCAACCCTCTATGTATACAACTTCGCTGCCTTCGTCTGCTATTATGAGCGTTCTTTCAAACTGCCCTGCTTTCTCGCCGTTGATTCTGAAATATGCCTGCAGCGGCATGGAAAGCTTCACGCCTTTAGGCACGTATATGAAAGAGCCGCCAGACCACACTGCAGTATTAAGCGCAGCATACTTGTTGTCGGTAGGAGGTATGATCGTGCCAAAGTATTTCTTTACTATTTCAGGGTATTTTTTAACTGCATTGTCCATATCGGTAAAAAGGACACCCTGCTTCTCCAGCTCCTCCTTTACGTGGTGGTAAACTACCTCAGAATCAAACTGTGCTTCTGCACCTGCAAAGAACTTCCTTTCAGCCTCAGGGACGCCTAACTTATCGAATGTTTCTTTTATGTCCTTAGGTACATTATCCCAATTGTTGCTGTTTTTTGCCTTTGGCTTAAGATAATAATAAATGTCATCGTAATCTATCGCGCTAAGATCCGGTCCCCAATTCGGCACAGGCTTTGATACGAAGATCCTGTAAGCTTGCAGCCTTTTCTGAAGCATCCAGTCTGGCTCATTTTTTGATTTCGATATCTTCGTTATGCTTTCTTCGGAAATGCCCTTTACGACCGACTCGTAGTCATCCTTGGTCTTAAAACCATACATCTTAAGGTATTCATTATCCTTCTGGACTACATTCTGGCTTTCATCAGCTGCCATTTACACACCATTATAACTGGGTTATAATCTTATAATATTTAAACCTTATCAATAAATTGCTGATGTAAAATAAAATTTGTTCAAGTAATTAAATAAAATGGCATAATCAATAGAAATTAATAAAGATAAAGCGAAAACAATATGGTGTTAAAATGGCAATAAAAAATTTTTCAAACGAATCCACTTACAGGAAAATGGCCGAATCTGGCAGAGAGTCTGAATTCGACTCGCTATTCGAAAAGGCCGTTGAGGATGCAAAAGCAAGTTTTGGGAGGGAATGGCCCATCTATATAAACGGCAAAGCGGTCACTGCAGGCAGCCTGCTTGAAGAGCGTTCACCTATAGACCGCCGCATACTAATTGGCAAATTCCAACGCGGTACAAGGGAAGAGGCCCGTATGGCCATAGAAGCGGCAGCCGCGGAATTCAATTCGTGGCGCCTGACAGACTACAAAGAGAGGGTGGAAATATTCAGGGCGACTGCCGAGAAGTTCAGGCAGGCCAAATTCTCCCTAGCAGCGATCCTGAGCTATGAAAATGGAAAGTCGAGGTATGAATCTGTTGGAGAGGTAGACGAAGGCATAGATTTTATTAATTACTATGCCGACGAACTCGAAAGGAACAAGGGCTATATAAGAAAAAGCGTAATCAAGGAGGCCAAGAAAGCAGTAGAAGCTGGATTTCAGGGCGCTCCATCCATAAAGCCTGAGCGGATAACGATAAAGCTTAAGCCGTATGGCGTATTCGGGGTAATTGCGCCATTCAACTTTCCTGTCTCCATATCTGTAGGAATGTCCGTAGGCGCAATGATAACCGGGAATACTGTTGTATTCAAGCCTTCTTCGACTGACAATATGTCGATGCTTACCGGCCTAAAGATATATGAACTGTTCAAGGCAGGGGGCTTACCCGACGGCGTATTTAATTATGTCACAGGGCCTGGATCAGAAGTAGGGGATGAGCTGGCAGTAAATCAGAATGTTGCTGGGATAGCCTTTACAGGCTCGCACGATACTGGAATAAGAATGGCAGCAAAGACATACATGCAGAACAAGCAGAAAATCTTTGTTGTGGAAATGGGCGGCAAGAACCCTGCTATAATATCGAAGCATGCCAATATAGACGACGCGGTAAAGGGCGTTCTGAGCGCAGCGTTTGGCTATGCAGGGCAGAAGTGCAGTGCATTATCTAGGGTATACGTGCACGAGTCGGTCAAGGAGCAGTTCCTAAGCAAGCTGATAGAGAATGCCAGAAACTTAAAAATCGGCGACCCTATAAAGAAAGAAAATTACATGGGCCCTTTGATAAGCGAGACTGCATACAAAAGGTACGTGGAATCCGTCGAAAAGGCGAAAAATGCAGGAAGGATTTTATACGGCGGCTCGAGGGTCAATAACGGTATAGACGGGTTCTACGTTGAGCCGACGATCGTTGAGATAAGGCATGATCATGAGCTGGTGCATAAGGAGCTGTTCCTGCCATTCATAACTGTGGAAACATTCAAAGACATGTCGGAAGCCATAAAAATGGCAAACGATACCGAATACGGTCTGACTGCAGGCTTGTACAGCAACAGTGCACAAGAAATAAAGAAATTCGAGCAGAACATCGAAGCAGGCACTGTGTATGTAAATAGGGCGATAAGCGCCACGACAGGCGCAATAGTCGGAATGCATACCTTTGTCGGATGGAAGGGCAGCAGCATGACTGGAAAAGGCACCGGCAGCAGGTTCTATCTAGAGCAATTTATGCGGGAACAGAGTTTTTCCTTGACAAAATGATAAAATGCTAAATGCCATCCGCAAGCGCCTGCGCTATTCTAAGCAAACAGTATACATAGGCAGTACACAGTTGGAAGCAATAGTGGCTGACAGCTTTATCAAGCGCATGATAGGGCTCATGTACCGTGACAGCATAGCCGATAACGAATGCATGCTTTTCATTTTCAGCCAAGAGGGCAAATTCGGGATATGGATGAAAAACATGCTCTTTGCCATAGATGTAATATGGGCTGATTCCAATCTACGCATAATAGATCTCCAGCAGAACCTGCAGCCTTGCAAAAAACTTTTTTGCAAAACCTATGCTCCTCAAAGGGTGTCAAAGTATATAATAGAGCTAAATGCCGGTTTTATAAGTAAAAATAAGATAAACAATACTACAGCAATACGCTTGTAGGAAAAGTGAAAGGGAAGAAGGATTTACCTTCTCCTCTTTCTAGCGGAACTCTTCTTAGACATCTTTGCCCTCTTTGGCTTTGCTGCCCTTCTAGAGCTTTTGGATCCACGTGCTCTTCCGCCCCTATTCATCTTTGTCCTTACTACATAGCCTTTTCCGTCTATATAATAAAGAAAGCCGTCTTCTCTAGAAATCCTCTCGCTGCCTACTTTGGCCTTTCTACCCCTCGTGTTCATTTTCATAGGAGTTTTCCACACATAGCCATCCTTGCCTAGATAGTAAAGGTATCCATCCTCCCTATCAATGCTCTCGTTACTTACTTTCTGTGGCATCTTATTCACCATTACTAATTTTATAGTTAAATTTAAATAACTATTGTAAAATATTCTCGTAAAACAAAATATGTATCCATGTTTGCAAAGGGCAAAAGCACTTAAACAATTATTAAATCTTTCATACAAATATAAAATGTGGTTCAATGCTGGAAATAAAACTGCTTAGCAATAAGTCGATTGATGGTTACACCATTATAGAAGGATTCCCAGGCGCGGGCTTGGTCGGGACAATGGCTGTCAGCTATATGGTTGAAAAGCTTTCGATGGAATATTTTGGATATTTTGATAGCCAGGCGTTCCCTCCGCTGGTTTCCATACACGACGGAATACCTATGCACCCGGTCAGGCTGTATGTATCGCATAAATACAAACTAATTGCAATATTCGCCGAATTTGCGATACCTGCCGAAATGTCCTATATGGTAGCAAGCAAGATAATTGAATTTGTCAAGGCGAATAAAATATCGCAGATTATATCAATAGGCGGTATGCCGTCACAGGGCAAAACAGAGGAACTTGAGGATGGCAATCCTGAAGCAAAAAGCGATCCGAACTCCGTATACGCAATAGTGTCAGACCCCAAATTTGCAGCGGATCTGAAAAAGAACGGCATAACAGAAATAAAAGAAGGCGTTGCAAGCGGAATAAGCGCATTGCTTATAATTGCAGCAGCCGCATTAAAAATAGATGACATAAACCTGCTTGTACCTATAGATCAAAACATTGTAGACCCGGCATATGCAGAGTACGCAATAAAATCAGTAAACAAGCTGCTTGATTTAAACATAGATATAACCGAATTGGACAAAGAGGCCAAGGAAGTCGAAGCGAAAATAAAGGCGCTAATAAAAAAGAACAAGGAGTCGCACGAAGGATACAAAAAGGCAACCGAAGACGCAGGTCCGGCAATGTACGCTTAAAGACATACTGTGCAGGGGTTGCAGAGTCTGGTCTGGTTTTGGTATAAAGCCACAGAAAAATGCGCAGGACTTAAGATCCTGTGGCCTAGCGCCTTCGTGAGTTCAAATCTCACCCCCTGCACATTAAAAGCAACAAATCGCCATCGCGGATGATGGCGCGCAGGTTTTGCTGCCTTATTATCGCTCAATGCACTACTGTAGAATTGCATCCCTGCGGCTGCACAAAATCATTGCTAAGGATGAGCTTGATGTAGCCCAAGTAAGGCACTGCAGCTATAACCTTGCCGCTAATATTGTCCATGCCTGTAGGATAATTTTCATACTGCATGTCCAGCCCTGGATTGTTGTCTCCTTTTGTTAGAAAATAATAGTTTCCGCTATCGTTCAGGACTGCATATACCCTATGCACTATATAACTGTCTCCTTCCTTGTAAAATAGGTCGTTGGGATTCGTTTTGTATACTATTATGCTGTTACCTCTGTCACCTTTTACTGTAACGTTGTTCACGATTATCGCTTCTGTGTAAGCTTCGTTGGCCGTAGTGCCGTTTGCATAAACTATCTCCCTTGATCCGCAAACATACCTGACGACATTTTTAGCCTGGCTGCTGTTAGATACGATGTAATATCCTGAAGCTGTGCTTTCCAACAAGCCAACCTTGTAGCCCGGCTTTATTATCTGGTCTACCTGTGTGCCTGTAGGGGATACGTAATAAGCAACGCATTCCAGCGATTCGCTATTCTCATGATTAAGCACATAAGCCATTTGGGCGTTTGTAACGTTTATGACTGGGGCTTTAATCTGCGATATGGATTTAACTCCATCGAGCACTATCATGTCCCCCCTGTGCAAAACAGGCAGCATGCTGCAGCTGGGAACCACATCTATAGGATCGTTTGTCTGAAGTATGAATTTAAGCGCATACCAAAATGCGACTACAATTACCAGTGCAATGACGATTTCAACAATGCTCTTTTTGTACCCTTCCTCCTTGCCGCCGCTCAACAGCTCTACAACTATGGTTATTATTATCATAAAGAAAAGCAGGATCCCTATTACAATAGCCGCAGACCTTAGCCTTTGCAGGGCTATGTAGAGAACGAATAGTATTATTACTATCACATAAAGCGGCCAGACTTTGATTTTATCATTGCTGCCTTCCTTACTCTTCCTATCTGCTTTGCTGTTATTGGTTTTAGGCAAAAAATCACTTTATTGGCATGCTGCTCCTGTTGCCGACTACCTCAACTCCGAACACCTTGGATTCACCGTTGGCCTTAGCCACGCCTATTGCTGTGTCCGCGTGCGATATGAGCGCATCGTTATGGCTCACCACTATGAATTGTGACCTGCTGCTCATCTGCTTGATAAGAGCTGACAGCTTCTTCGAATTCTCCTTGTCAAGGGCCGCGTCAATCTCATCGAATATATAGAATGACATAGGCTTGCATATCTGTATTGCGAATACGAGCATCAGTATAAGAAGCGAGTTCTCGCCTCCGGAGAGTGCTTGCCTGTTTACCTTCGCAGCCCATGATTTCAAGTTGAATTCAAGGCCCGAGTTGAACGGGTCCTTGCGGTCTTCCAGCATCAGCTCGGCCTCGTCATTGAAAACACTCCTATGTATCTCCTTGAAATTTTCATTTACCGCGTTGAACGTTTCATAAAATACATCAAGCTTCTTAGACTCTATTTGCTTTATCATGCTTAAAATCGATTCACGCTCTTTTTCCAAGGTGCCGAGCTTTTCAAAAGCTTCCTCTACGTCTTTTGCCTTATCTCTGTACATATCAGGAGCGCGCATGTTTACATTTCCCATCCTGTCTATCTCATTTTTCAAAGGGCCAAGCTTTGCCTCCAGTTCTTCAAGGATACCATCAAGAGGCTCAACGTCAGCATACGATGACATTTCCGCCTTTATATCGGAGAGCCTGGTCTCTACCTGCGCCTTTTCCGCGTCAATGCCGATGAGCTCCCTTTCAATTCCTTCCAGCTTGCCGGATAA
This genomic interval carries:
- a CDS encoding aldehyde dehydrogenase family protein, encoding MAIKNFSNESTYRKMAESGRESEFDSLFEKAVEDAKASFGREWPIYINGKAVTAGSLLEERSPIDRRILIGKFQRGTREEARMAIEAAAAEFNSWRLTDYKERVEIFRATAEKFRQAKFSLAAILSYENGKSRYESVGEVDEGIDFINYYADELERNKGYIRKSVIKEAKKAVEAGFQGAPSIKPERITIKLKPYGVFGVIAPFNFPVSISVGMSVGAMITGNTVVFKPSSTDNMSMLTGLKIYELFKAGGLPDGVFNYVTGPGSEVGDELAVNQNVAGIAFTGSHDTGIRMAAKTYMQNKQKIFVVEMGGKNPAIISKHANIDDAVKGVLSAAFGYAGQKCSALSRVYVHESVKEQFLSKLIENARNLKIGDPIKKENYMGPLISETAYKRYVESVEKAKNAGRILYGGSRVNNGIDGFYVEPTIVEIRHDHELVHKELFLPFITVETFKDMSEAIKMANDTEYGLTAGLYSNSAQEIKKFEQNIEAGTVYVNRAISATTGAIVGMHTFVGWKGSSMTGKGTGSRFYLEQFMREQSFSLTK
- the sufB gene encoding Fe-S cluster assembly protein SufB — protein: MYGFKTKDDYESVVKGISEESITKISKSKNEPDWMLQKRLQAYRIFVSKPVPNWGPDLSAIDYDDIYYYLKPKAKNSNNWDNVPKDIKETFDKLGVPEAERKFFAGAEAQFDSEVVYHHVKEELEKQGVLFTDMDNAVKKYPEIVKKYFGTIIPPTDNKYAALNTAVWSGGSFIYVPKGVKLSMPLQAYFRINGEKAGQFERTLIIADEGSEVVYIEGCTAPVYISSSLHAAVVELVAHKNAHIRYVTVQNWSKNVYNLVTQRAYVYENGHVEWIDANIGSKVNMKYPSVYLKESGAKGDILSIAVAGEGQTQDSGGKAYHLAPNTTSQIISKSVSKGSGVASYRGLVHIDKRATSSKSSVKCDALLLDKDAKTNTYPYNEVYASDAFVSHEATVGRLGEDELFYLMSRGLKEDDAIATAVLGFIEPLVKVLPLEYSLELKRLIKLDTTNSIA
- the sufC gene encoding Fe-S cluster assembly ATPase SufC, producing MLDNDKIGDNVLLEVKNLKAEIGGKGILNGVNLKINSGEFHVLMGPNGSGKTTLAKAIMGHPAIKITGGDIAIDGSSILGLSPDKRAKAGLFMLFQNPAEIDGVGFVNFIRSAVESLNDSTINTKYFMDEIKAYAESLNFDKNIVGRSLNKGFSGGEKKKAEVLQMALLKPKMAILDEPDSGLDVDAIKVVAKNINSIAQKTHPGMLVITHYSRILQYMEPEFVHIMNAGRIITSGGHEIIERIEKNGYDSME
- a CDS encoding SufD family Fe-S cluster assembly protein; translation: MYKEDATGNNTIQEYDSLPDESNPLYSKYFIKFPLDGFAGHDGSIGHEANERAAIQDALGIRFDIVIGNGVPIIENRSARIEGDGKLQIGKFYDKFWSFADSYVKDVLDIDMRGTERPLNILFCDYGQQSAPTKIKITVEDNSVSTINEFYFSRNAEKKSSSGTIAEIKVGNGAKLELNEVHNEPGHTNTFGVRYISAADNSIINYNGFYTGGSISRQRLYLDNAGEGSKTEVNEVVLGTGEQKFDIFAHLVNAAKKNVCYYDAKAVLADNSYGIVKSLAKMEKGAEGSESRIIERGIIYDKDARIILMPDMSIDENYVKASHSSSTSPISDDESFYLQSRGIDTQSAKFLIASGLVFETLKKIENPEAKIIAMGLVKQRLVGRQIGTMDKLKIGGIWF
- a CDS encoding PAC2 family protein; translation: MLEIKLLSNKSIDGYTIIEGFPGAGLVGTMAVSYMVEKLSMEYFGYFDSQAFPPLVSIHDGIPMHPVRLYVSHKYKLIAIFAEFAIPAEMSYMVASKIIEFVKANKISQIISIGGMPSQGKTEELEDGNPEAKSDPNSVYAIVSDPKFAADLKKNGITEIKEGVASGISALLIIAAAALKIDDINLLVPIDQNIVDPAYAEYAIKSVNKLLDLNIDITELDKEAKEVEAKIKALIKKNKESHEGYKKATEDAGPAMYA
- a CDS encoding DUF192 domain-containing protein, giving the protein MLNAIRKRLRYSKQTVYIGSTQLEAIVADSFIKRMIGLMYRDSIADNECMLFIFSQEGKFGIWMKNMLFAIDVIWADSNLRIIDLQQNLQPCKKLFCKTYAPQRVSKYIIELNAGFISKNKINNTTAIRL